In Nitrospira sp., a single genomic region encodes these proteins:
- a CDS encoding FAD/NAD(P)-binding oxidoreductase, producing the protein MPSAARWHEAAGQRGATARIAIIGAAIGGLPAAFEARAMLDNKHTVTVLSNVDSSHFVSSDPWVAVGWRKRTDISFALRPVLEKKRITFVHAPVDRFEPEENRVITSHGEVPYDYPIIETGPKLNFEAVPGLGPSGYTQSVCTVDHAEQACGAYQRFLKGPGCARTVLGEGDCQNVRHRKAGASRVDARGEP; encoded by the coding sequence GTGCCATCGGCGGCCCGGTGGCACGAAGCGGCGGGACAAAGAGGCGCTACGGCTCGGATTGCGATTATCGGAGCAGCAATCGGAGGACTGCCTGCGGCCTTTGAGGCCCGGGCGATGCTGGACAACAAGCACACGGTGACGGTGCTTTCGAACGTGGACTCGTCTCACTTCGTCTCGTCGGATCCCTGGGTAGCGGTGGGATGGCGCAAACGCACCGACATCAGTTTCGCGTTGAGGCCGGTACTGGAAAAGAAAAGGATCACATTCGTCCACGCCCCAGTGGATCGGTTCGAACCGGAGGAGAATCGGGTCATCACCTCACATGGGGAAGTGCCGTACGACTATCCGATCATCGAGACCGGACCCAAGCTGAATTTCGAGGCGGTGCCGGGGCTCGGCCCGAGCGGTTACACCCAATCGGTCTGCACCGTGGATCATGCGGAGCAGGCCTGTGGAGCCTATCAGCGTTTCCTCAAGGGCCCGGGGTGTGCGCGAACCGTTCTTGGAGAAGGCGATTGTCAAAACGTTCGGCACCGGAAAGCTGGAGCGTCAAGAGTAGACGCACGAGGCGAGCCGTGA
- a CDS encoding sulfite exporter TauE/SafE family protein, producing the protein MIGQVVLPIAVGLPIGLQLGATGTGGALLAVPALVYLAGVPAKEAAAMSLVIVAASAWFGMWDYSRLGLVRPKAAVAFSGTGSIGSWLGADGHQLVQGEVLLIGFGIMLLLARYLTHRHSRTAQAESDMSCAARFSRACWLKLAALGLAVGLLNGFFGVGGGFLIVPALTLFAGFAAREAVGTSLCVIAIISLGGLARHLETGVLHGPLLPLVLLGSAAGMLLGARLGQIVSPPTMGRVTASITVVTAVTLIAVNTAKILRLSQ; encoded by the coding sequence GTGATCGGCCAGGTGGTCTTGCCAATCGCAGTCGGTCTGCCGATCGGCCTTCAGCTCGGAGCCACCGGCACCGGCGGCGCGCTCCTGGCCGTGCCGGCGCTGGTGTACCTAGCAGGCGTTCCGGCCAAGGAGGCTGCCGCCATGTCGCTCGTGATCGTGGCCGCCTCCGCATGGTTCGGCATGTGGGATTACAGCCGGCTCGGTCTCGTGCGACCCAAGGCCGCCGTGGCTTTTTCCGGAACCGGCAGCATCGGCTCTTGGCTGGGGGCCGACGGGCATCAACTTGTCCAGGGGGAGGTGCTGCTCATCGGGTTTGGGATCATGCTACTGCTGGCCAGGTACCTGACGCACCGGCACAGTCGCACCGCCCAGGCAGAGTCTGACATGAGTTGTGCTGCCCGATTTTCGAGGGCTTGTTGGCTCAAGCTGGCGGCTCTCGGCCTGGCGGTGGGCCTGTTGAACGGGTTCTTCGGCGTGGGTGGAGGTTTCCTGATCGTGCCGGCGTTGACCCTCTTCGCCGGCTTCGCCGCGCGCGAGGCTGTGGGCACGTCGCTCTGTGTCATCGCGATCATTTCCCTGGGCGGACTGGCCCGGCATCTGGAAACCGGCGTCCTTCATGGCCCCCTACTTCCGCTCGTGCTGCTCGGGAGCGCGGCCGGCATGCTTCTGGGCGCGCGACTCGGCCAGATCGTTTCGCCCCCGACGATGGGTCGAGTGACCGCCTCCATCACAGTCGTCACCGCGGTCACCCTGATCGCGGTCAACACCGCCAAGATTCTTCGGCTGTCACAATGA
- a CDS encoding DUF2892 domain-containing protein, which translates to MKLNELLRLIAGVFVLLAIFLGATVHPSWNYFAVFVALNLIQSAFSGWCPMMALLRKFGVQE; encoded by the coding sequence ATGAAGCTGAATGAATTGTTGCGGTTGATTGCCGGTGTCTTCGTCCTGCTCGCGATATTCCTGGGCGCCACGGTGCATCCTTCTTGGAATTACTTTGCCGTATTCGTGGCCCTCAACCTCATCCAATCGGCTTTCAGCGGCTGGTGTCCGATGATGGCCTTGTTGCGCAAATTCGGCGTGCAGGAATAA
- a CDS encoding biotin/lipoyl-binding protein encodes MRPWLIVLMLLAGCDSKDDPAPSVVSAAPQEVIQSAVVDIKTAQVPVRVEVTGQVQPTFQATLASRIQGTIDRLLVREGTQVSKGQILIQLDNRDVKADLARATAEEENARGHLHRMQSLLKDQAVSRQEMENAARAQFRDEIPVTRSASRRKSPPCRWPSPNRPASMPSRWRTT; translated from the coding sequence GTGAGACCGTGGCTGATCGTGCTGATGCTGCTCGCAGGGTGCGACTCCAAGGACGATCCGGCCCCTTCCGTCGTATCGGCGGCTCCACAAGAGGTGATTCAGTCCGCGGTGGTGGACATCAAGACCGCCCAGGTTCCCGTCCGAGTGGAGGTCACCGGACAGGTTCAGCCGACGTTCCAGGCCACGTTGGCGAGCCGTATTCAGGGGACGATCGACCGGTTGCTCGTGCGGGAGGGGACGCAGGTGTCAAAGGGTCAGATCCTGATTCAGCTGGACAATCGCGACGTGAAGGCCGATCTGGCGCGCGCCACGGCGGAAGAGGAGAATGCCAGGGGACACCTGCACCGCATGCAATCTCTGCTGAAAGATCAAGCCGTCTCACGGCAGGAAATGGAAAACGCGGCCCGCGCCCAGTTTCGGGACGAGATACCCGTCACGAGGAGCGCTTCACGGAGGAAGAGCCCGCCGTGTCGGTGGCCATCGCCAAACAGGCCGGCATCAATGCCGTCACGGTGGCGCACGACGTGA
- a CDS encoding efflux RND transporter permease subunit: MSVAIAKQAGINAVTVAHDVIRKVEEMKGLTIPADVRVTVTRDYGETAQEKANELLWHLLIAVVAVVAFLGVALGPRPALVVSIAIPLTLALTLFTSMLIGYTINRVTLFALIFSIGILVDDAIVVVENTYRHLTLRLRSHRDASIHAVDEVGNPTILATFTVIAALLPMAFVSGLMGPYMRPIPVNASIAMFFSLLVAFVVIPWFCQTCYRPGAAVSGVDHERNEQSLTARLYRRLVSPLLTHPILAFVFLGGVAALLIGSCLLFYTHHVVVKMLPFDNKSEVQLVIDMPEGTTLEESARVTKALSEYVRTIPEVRDYQAYIGTASPFNFNGLVRHYYLREQPHEADIQINLMAKDQRAAQSHEVARRMRPHVQEIARRYGANVKIVEVPPGPPVLSVLVAEVYGPDYGRQLAVAREIRGVMESTPGVVDVDDVIEAEQAKYLFTVDRAKAALAGIPSEDIVNTLRMALEGTNVGLVHIPREKSPVQIMLRLPLTARTGLEHIGEIALRTKTGGLVPLSELLVVEHTIQEQAIYHKNQKPVVYVVADVGGPGAEQAESPVYGVQGVGKKLEGYQPAEGYQIEQYYASQPWSEDKIAIKWDGEWHITYETFRDMGIAFAVALLLIYLLIVGQFQSFLTPVIIMAPIPLTLIGILPGHWLTGSYFTATSMIGFIALAGIIVRNSILLVDFIQLQEEARIPLFEAVIKAGAIRTRPILLTAAALMVGAFVIILDPIFQGLAVSLLFSVGASTLLTLVVIPVLYFHMSGRRR, translated from the coding sequence GTGTCGGTGGCCATCGCCAAACAGGCCGGCATCAATGCCGTCACGGTGGCGCACGACGTGATCCGCAAAGTTGAAGAGATGAAGGGCCTGACGATCCCGGCTGATGTACGCGTCACCGTCACGCGCGACTACGGAGAGACCGCGCAGGAGAAGGCCAACGAACTCCTGTGGCATCTGCTCATTGCCGTCGTCGCGGTCGTGGCCTTTCTCGGTGTCGCGCTCGGACCGCGCCCCGCGCTCGTGGTCTCGATCGCGATTCCCCTCACGCTGGCGCTGACCCTTTTCACCTCCATGCTGATCGGGTACACGATCAACCGCGTCACGCTGTTCGCGCTGATTTTTTCCATCGGCATTCTGGTGGACGACGCCATTGTGGTGGTTGAGAACACCTACCGGCATCTGACGTTGCGGCTCAGGTCCCATCGCGATGCCTCCATCCATGCCGTCGACGAAGTCGGGAATCCGACCATCCTCGCAACCTTCACGGTCATCGCGGCGCTGCTTCCGATGGCCTTCGTGTCAGGCCTGATGGGGCCCTATATGCGTCCGATTCCCGTGAACGCCTCGATTGCGATGTTCTTTTCGCTCCTGGTGGCGTTCGTAGTCATTCCCTGGTTCTGCCAGACCTGTTACCGACCCGGCGCCGCAGTCTCGGGGGTCGATCACGAGAGGAACGAACAGAGCCTCACCGCGCGCCTGTACCGCCGCCTAGTTTCGCCGCTCTTGACGCACCCGATCCTGGCGTTCGTGTTCCTCGGGGGGGTTGCCGCGTTGCTCATCGGGTCCTGCCTGCTCTTCTATACGCATCACGTGGTCGTCAAGATGTTACCGTTCGACAACAAGAGCGAGGTCCAGCTGGTCATCGATATGCCGGAAGGGACCACGCTGGAGGAATCGGCCCGCGTGACGAAGGCTCTCTCGGAGTATGTGCGCACGATTCCGGAGGTGCGTGACTATCAGGCCTATATCGGCACGGCATCGCCGTTCAATTTCAACGGCCTGGTCCGCCACTATTATCTGCGGGAGCAGCCGCACGAGGCCGATATTCAGATCAACCTGATGGCGAAGGATCAACGCGCCGCGCAGAGTCACGAGGTCGCCCGGCGGATGCGGCCTCACGTACAGGAGATCGCCCGCCGCTACGGCGCCAATGTGAAGATCGTGGAAGTGCCTCCGGGGCCGCCGGTGTTATCGGTGCTGGTGGCCGAAGTCTACGGTCCTGATTACGGCCGGCAGCTCGCCGTCGCGCGGGAGATCCGCGGGGTGATGGAATCCACCCCCGGCGTCGTGGACGTGGACGATGTTATCGAGGCGGAGCAGGCGAAATACCTCTTCACGGTGGACCGAGCGAAGGCGGCGCTCGCGGGGATTCCGTCGGAGGACATCGTCAACACGCTGCGCATGGCGTTGGAGGGGACGAACGTCGGCTTGGTCCATATTCCACGGGAGAAGAGTCCCGTGCAGATCATGTTGCGATTGCCGCTCACGGCGCGGACCGGGCTTGAGCATATCGGGGAGATCGCATTGCGGACGAAGACCGGCGGCCTTGTGCCGCTGTCCGAACTGCTCGTGGTCGAGCACACCATCCAGGAGCAGGCGATCTACCACAAGAATCAGAAGCCGGTGGTCTACGTCGTCGCCGACGTGGGAGGTCCCGGCGCCGAGCAGGCGGAGAGTCCGGTGTACGGCGTCCAGGGTGTCGGGAAGAAACTGGAAGGCTATCAACCGGCCGAGGGTTATCAGATCGAGCAGTACTACGCCAGCCAGCCCTGGTCGGAGGATAAGATCGCGATCAAGTGGGACGGGGAGTGGCACATCACGTATGAAACGTTCCGCGACATGGGGATCGCCTTTGCCGTGGCGCTGCTGCTGATCTATCTGCTCATCGTCGGTCAGTTTCAGTCCTTCCTCACCCCGGTGATCATTATGGCGCCGATCCCGCTCACGCTGATCGGCATTCTGCCGGGGCATTGGCTGACCGGCTCGTATTTTACGGCAACGTCAATGATCGGATTCATCGCGCTGGCCGGTATCATCGTCAGGAACTCCATCCTACTGGTGGATTTCATTCAACTCCAGGAAGAGGCGCGGATTCCGCTGTTCGAGGCCGTGATCAAAGCCGGCGCGATCCGCACCAGGCCGATCCTCTTGACGGCCGCCGCCCTGATGGTCGGCGCCTTCGTCATTATTCTGGACCCGATCTTCCAGGGGCTGGCCGTCTCGTTGTTGTTCAGCGTCGGCGCTTCTACCCTGCTGACGCTCGTCGTCATTCCCGTGTTGTACTTTCACATGAGCGGACGTCGGAGGTGA
- a CDS encoding efflux RND transporter periplasmic adaptor subunit: MKITRTSLPLALGAVILGLSGYVLARFIGSPGLPEGLIQANGRIEGDHITVASKFPGRIVELAAREGAKVVKGAVLIRLDDAQTKTKVDQAARLVDTISAQVEAAHTQLAVLNLDVPLSIEAASAKVASANAAVQKARAVEYEARRDVARMRALIREQAVSEQQLDQAEARWKVSATEISVAKAALDQAAKELGQAELGWQRIRSKEAEVSALERQRDQADAAFAEAQSVLQDLTIVAPADGTVTTRMVDVGEVVVSGTPLLELVDLDRLYLQVYVPEVQIGKVHLDLPARIYTDAFPDQPFEATVRYIASKAEFTPKEIQTPDERVKLIYAVRLYLKNNPAHRLTPGLPADAVIRWNDGAAWARPR; the protein is encoded by the coding sequence ATGAAGATCACGCGAACGTCTTTGCCTCTCGCACTCGGCGCAGTCATTCTGGGACTGTCGGGATACGTGCTGGCCCGTTTCATCGGATCCCCCGGCCTGCCCGAGGGACTGATTCAGGCGAACGGCCGCATCGAGGGTGACCACATCACGGTGGCCAGTAAGTTTCCCGGCCGCATCGTCGAGCTGGCCGCCCGAGAAGGTGCGAAGGTGGTCAAGGGGGCCGTCCTCATCCGGCTGGATGATGCACAGACGAAGACCAAGGTCGACCAGGCGGCCAGGCTGGTCGACACGATCTCCGCGCAGGTGGAGGCTGCCCATACGCAGCTTGCCGTGCTGAATCTGGACGTGCCCCTCAGCATAGAAGCCGCATCGGCCAAAGTGGCCAGCGCGAATGCGGCCGTGCAGAAGGCCCGCGCGGTGGAATATGAAGCGCGTCGCGACGTAGCGCGGATGCGCGCGCTCATCCGCGAGCAGGCGGTCTCGGAGCAGCAGCTGGACCAGGCCGAAGCCCGATGGAAAGTTTCGGCTACCGAGATCTCTGTCGCCAAGGCCGCCCTCGACCAGGCCGCCAAGGAATTGGGGCAGGCCGAATTGGGTTGGCAGCGGATTCGATCAAAGGAAGCCGAGGTGTCGGCGCTGGAACGGCAGCGGGATCAAGCGGACGCGGCGTTCGCTGAAGCACAGAGCGTCCTGCAGGACCTCACCATCGTCGCTCCCGCCGACGGAACGGTCACCACACGAATGGTCGACGTCGGTGAAGTGGTGGTCAGCGGCACGCCGCTCCTCGAGCTGGTCGATCTCGATCGACTCTATCTGCAGGTCTACGTCCCGGAAGTACAGATCGGGAAAGTCCATCTCGATTTGCCTGCCCGCATCTATACGGACGCCTTTCCGGATCAGCCGTTCGAGGCGACCGTGCGGTACATCGCCTCCAAAGCCGAATTCACTCCCAAGGAAATCCAAACGCCCGACGAGCGGGTCAAGCTGATCTATGCCGTCCGCCTCTATCTGAAAAACAATCCGGCACATCGTCTGACGCCCGGCCTGCCGGCCGACGCCGTGATTCGCTGGAACGACGGCGCGGCATGGGCGCGGCCCCGGTAG
- a CDS encoding ATP-binding cassette domain-containing protein, whose translation MSHDVPVVRVSGLVKRYKRHEAVSGVDLTVKPGEIYGLIGPDGAGKSSLMKAIAGVLSYEEGRIEVFGMLVDSERTAEAVKPRLGFLPQGLGLNLYPELTVEENIDFFARLRLVPEERLREDKARLLAMTRLDPFRERVTKHLSGGMKQKLALICTLIHQPALAILDEPTTGVDPVSRRDFWTILTEWLDAKGMTALVSTAYMDEAVRFHRLSFMSKGLVLAAGSPSEIRALAQGLVVTFETSHQTEAVERLKTRYVQVETLGPSIHVFSPERNADLALAGIRATLDGLPVDHAHTDDPELEDVVVSLLLQERQGRPAIRAETGTSRVDGARARFEGPAVEARDLIRDFGDFRAVHRVSFSVKPGDIFGLLGANGAGKTTVIKMLTGILPLTAGEGWVAGADMRQAGGAIKERIGYMSQAFSLYLDLTVVENIQLFAGIYGLSRQQTRQRMAWIINMAGLTGYETDRTGKLPMGVRQRLALGCALVHRPRVLFLDEPTSGVDPIGRRRFWEILSQLVREESVAILVTTHYMSEAEHCGRLGLMHAGRLVAEGSPADLKRELVREMGLLLEITTDQPARALAQLANRGMIHAALSGTAIHLLSQDPTRDEARIRAVLSDCGISVEGARTRQPSLEDVFVSRVRALEHQAPETLSARRGS comes from the coding sequence ATGAGCCATGATGTTCCGGTCGTCCGCGTCTCCGGACTCGTCAAGCGCTATAAGCGGCACGAGGCCGTCAGCGGCGTGGATCTGACGGTCAAGCCAGGCGAAATTTACGGCCTGATCGGGCCCGACGGCGCAGGGAAGAGCAGTCTAATGAAGGCCATCGCCGGCGTGCTGTCCTATGAGGAAGGCCGTATCGAGGTCTTCGGCATGCTGGTGGATTCCGAGCGGACCGCCGAAGCGGTGAAGCCGCGTCTTGGCTTTCTCCCGCAGGGCTTGGGATTGAACCTGTATCCGGAACTGACGGTCGAAGAGAATATCGACTTCTTCGCGCGACTACGGCTGGTCCCGGAAGAACGGCTGAGGGAAGACAAAGCCCGCTTGCTGGCCATGACACGGCTGGACCCGTTCCGTGAGCGGGTGACGAAACACCTCTCGGGCGGGATGAAGCAGAAGCTCGCCTTGATTTGTACGTTGATTCACCAGCCGGCCCTGGCCATTCTGGACGAGCCCACGACGGGAGTGGACCCTGTTTCCCGACGGGATTTCTGGACCATCCTCACCGAATGGTTGGACGCCAAGGGTATGACCGCGCTCGTGTCCACCGCCTACATGGATGAAGCAGTCCGGTTTCACCGTCTTTCGTTCATGTCCAAAGGACTGGTCTTGGCGGCAGGCAGTCCGTCTGAGATTCGCGCTCTGGCCCAAGGTCTGGTGGTGACATTCGAAACGAGCCATCAAACTGAGGCGGTCGAGCGGCTCAAGACGCGTTACGTCCAGGTCGAAACCCTTGGACCGTCCATCCACGTCTTCAGTCCCGAAAGGAACGCCGACTTGGCGCTCGCGGGGATCCGGGCCACGTTGGACGGACTGCCAGTCGATCATGCCCATACGGATGATCCGGAATTAGAAGACGTGGTGGTGTCACTGCTGCTGCAGGAACGCCAGGGCCGCCCCGCCATCCGTGCCGAGACGGGCACGTCCCGGGTCGACGGCGCACGCGCTCGCTTCGAGGGTCCGGCCGTCGAAGCTCGAGATCTCATCCGAGATTTCGGCGACTTTCGGGCGGTGCATCGGGTGAGTTTTTCTGTGAAGCCCGGAGATATTTTCGGCCTGCTGGGCGCGAACGGCGCCGGGAAGACCACCGTCATCAAAATGTTGACGGGCATCCTGCCTCTCACGGCAGGTGAAGGGTGGGTGGCCGGTGCCGATATGCGTCAGGCGGGCGGGGCAATCAAGGAACGCATCGGCTATATGTCCCAAGCGTTCTCCCTCTATTTGGATTTGACGGTCGTCGAAAACATCCAGCTGTTCGCCGGCATTTACGGGTTGTCCCGTCAGCAGACGCGACAACGGATGGCCTGGATCATCAACATGGCGGGACTCACAGGCTACGAGACCGATCGAACGGGAAAACTGCCGATGGGCGTGCGCCAACGGCTGGCTCTGGGATGTGCCCTGGTCCACCGGCCGCGCGTGTTGTTTCTGGATGAACCGACGTCCGGCGTCGATCCGATCGGGCGCAGACGGTTTTGGGAGATTCTTTCGCAGCTGGTCCGCGAGGAGAGCGTGGCGATTCTCGTGACGACCCATTATATGAGCGAAGCGGAACATTGCGGCCGGCTCGGACTCATGCACGCGGGACGCCTGGTAGCGGAAGGCTCGCCTGCAGATTTGAAGCGGGAACTCGTCCGAGAGATGGGGCTGCTGCTCGAAATCACGACCGACCAGCCGGCCCGTGCGCTGGCACAGCTGGCGAACCGCGGCATGATCCATGCCGCTCTGTCGGGAACGGCCATCCATCTCTTGTCACAGGACCCGACTCGGGATGAAGCCCGGATTCGAGCCGTGCTGTCCGATTGCGGCATCTCCGTGGAGGGCGCACGGACGAGACAGCCGAGCCTCGAAGATGTGTTCGTGTCCCGCGTCCGCGCCTTGGAACACCAGGCGCCGGAGACGCTGTCGGCTCGACGCGGCTCGTAA
- a CDS encoding ABC transporter permease — MNLRRITAVALKEWKETTRDRLFLGLAFLLPALWLTVFGYGLVMDVEHIPFAVIDHDQTQMSRDYVYRFMQSRYFSYRGHAADLRDLDRLLTETKIRTALIVPERFQEQLSGGEAVSVQILLDGTFPLQTDIAKGYIIAINQAFAENLVSAYVSRTRGVSREEAGRAVRPVAMEVRYLYNEEVRSSWSMVPALVMFTLMLASPLLTALGLVREKETGSIYNIYSSTVSRAEFLAGKLLPYIAVSLLNVGMLWLMAVLLFDVPFKGSFLFFYSASVFFILCTTGIGLLISLLVQTQMAALIITMVLAILPTILFSGLLVPVASLSRGARFQAHLFPGMYYTDIVRGSFLKGVGLDVLWPDVAALAIFAAALWLITYRLFTKRPKA; from the coding sequence ATGAATCTTCGACGCATCACAGCGGTGGCGCTCAAGGAATGGAAGGAGACGACCAGGGATCGGCTGTTCCTGGGTCTGGCCTTTCTCCTGCCCGCGCTCTGGCTGACGGTGTTCGGGTACGGTCTTGTGATGGACGTCGAACACATTCCGTTCGCCGTGATCGATCACGACCAAACCCAGATGAGCCGGGACTACGTCTATCGGTTCATGCAGTCTCGCTATTTTTCCTATCGCGGCCACGCGGCGGACCTACGGGACCTCGACCGGCTGCTGACCGAAACGAAGATCCGGACGGCGCTCATCGTGCCGGAACGGTTTCAGGAACAACTCTCGGGAGGAGAAGCGGTGTCGGTCCAAATCCTTCTCGACGGCACCTTCCCGCTGCAGACCGATATCGCGAAAGGCTATATCATCGCCATCAACCAGGCGTTCGCCGAGAACCTGGTCAGCGCCTATGTCAGCCGCACCCGGGGGGTATCGCGCGAGGAAGCCGGGCGGGCGGTGCGGCCCGTCGCCATGGAGGTGCGGTATCTCTACAATGAAGAAGTCCGAAGCAGTTGGTCGATGGTGCCGGCGCTCGTCATGTTTACCCTGATGCTCGCCTCGCCGCTCCTGACCGCCTTGGGCCTCGTGCGCGAGAAGGAAACCGGCTCGATCTACAACATTTACAGCTCTACCGTGAGCCGAGCCGAGTTCCTCGCCGGGAAGTTGCTCCCCTACATCGCCGTCTCCCTGCTCAACGTCGGCATGCTCTGGCTGATGGCCGTCCTGCTGTTTGATGTCCCGTTCAAGGGCAGCTTCCTGTTTTTCTATTCGGCCTCCGTCTTCTTCATCCTCTGCACCACCGGAATCGGCCTGTTGATTTCGCTGTTGGTCCAGACCCAAATGGCCGCGCTGATCATCACGATGGTCCTGGCGATACTGCCCACCATCCTGTTCTCCGGTTTGCTGGTGCCCGTGGCTTCACTGAGCCGAGGAGCTCGGTTTCAAGCCCATCTTTTCCCCGGCATGTATTACACCGACATCGTGCGCGGAAGTTTTCTTAAGGGAGTCGGCTTGGACGTCTTGTGGCCCGACGTGGCGGCGCTGGCGATCTTTGCAGCCGCACTTTGGCTCATCACCTATCGGCTGTTCACCAAGCGGCCAAAAGCCTGA
- a CDS encoding ABC transporter permease, whose product MTMDGHRAVRWWRRLAAMTQKEVWQLGRDLPLLLFLLYSFSLSVYVSGVGLTMQLRNADLLVHDADHSVSSRELIHRFQPPYFRFKGEIDDPRDGRRRMDEGTAMVVLDIPPRFHEALAGREATAVQLLVDTTNAPQGLSAAGYAAQIVSRFGAEVGLASVGLGPTQSAMPMVVSAHRVWFNPNQDETWFQSISHLLRTITIFAVLLPAAALVREKERGTIEQLLVSPLSPVQIMLSKVLAMTAVILLCAFIAVYGVLQPLFHVPMKGPAWLFFLLTGLYVFTTSGLGLVAATVTRNQAQVGMITLFLVGPMLLLSGITTPYESMPKWVQTVMGISPLRYYIDITYGVLLKGAGLDMLWKSVGTMALLGGGLFAFGMWRFRRQFE is encoded by the coding sequence ATGACGATGGACGGACACCGCGCGGTCAGATGGTGGCGCCGTCTTGCCGCCATGACCCAAAAGGAAGTGTGGCAACTGGGACGGGATCTCCCGCTCCTTCTGTTCCTGCTCTACTCGTTTTCCCTCTCCGTCTATGTCAGCGGCGTCGGACTCACCATGCAACTGCGGAACGCCGACCTGCTGGTGCATGACGCGGATCACAGCGTGTCGTCGCGCGAGCTCATCCACCGCTTTCAGCCGCCCTACTTTCGCTTCAAGGGCGAAATCGACGACCCGCGCGATGGGCGTCGGCGCATGGATGAAGGTACGGCCATGGTCGTGTTGGACATTCCGCCCCGGTTTCATGAGGCTCTCGCCGGGCGGGAAGCCACGGCCGTCCAACTGCTGGTGGATACGACCAATGCGCCACAGGGCCTGTCGGCCGCCGGCTACGCGGCACAAATCGTGAGTCGCTTCGGCGCCGAAGTCGGGCTCGCGTCCGTCGGTCTTGGCCCGACGCAGTCCGCCATGCCCATGGTCGTGAGCGCTCATCGCGTGTGGTTCAACCCCAACCAGGACGAGACGTGGTTCCAATCGATCTCCCATCTGCTGCGCACCATCACGATTTTCGCCGTGCTGCTGCCGGCTGCGGCGTTGGTCCGCGAAAAAGAGCGGGGCACCATCGAACAACTCCTCGTCTCTCCGCTCTCCCCAGTGCAGATCATGCTGTCCAAAGTCCTGGCGATGACGGCCGTCATCCTGCTTTGCGCTTTCATCGCGGTGTACGGCGTTCTGCAGCCGCTGTTTCACGTGCCAATGAAGGGGCCGGCCTGGCTGTTCTTTCTGCTGACGGGCCTGTACGTGTTCACCACCTCGGGCTTGGGTCTGGTGGCGGCCACGGTGACGAGAAACCAGGCGCAGGTGGGCATGATCACGCTGTTCCTCGTGGGTCCGATGCTGTTGCTGTCCGGCATCACGACCCCCTATGAATCCATGCCCAAGTGGGTGCAAACGGTCATGGGGATTTCGCCGCTTCGGTACTACATCGACATCACGTACGGCGTCCTCTTGAAGGGCGCCGGACTCGACATGCTCTGGAAGTCCGTGGGGACCATGGCGCTGTTGGGCGGGGGACTGTTCGCCTTCGGGATGTGGCGGTTCCGGCGGCAATTCGAATAG